Genomic window (Spirosoma sp. KCTC 42546):
TTGATGCTCTCGGTGCGGGAGCCAGTTCAACCTGACCGCGCATGACGTCGAGGGTAGATTGCTCGTCGGCGAGGTGATCGCGGAGGGGTTGCAGATCATCGGCTGATTGGGGCGTTTCGCCTGCCAGATGCTGGCCTACGTGGGCCATCCGACGCGGAATTACTTTAAATAGCTCAAGTAGTTTGGTGTTGTACGCACCCGTATCCATGCCCACTTTTAATTGCGCAGCCAGATCGTCGAGCAATTGCTGGGCTGATTCGACCTGTTTGCGCGTAACCTGCTGGGCCGTAACGACATAGTTTTGAAAAATAGACAGATTAGCCAATTCCAACAACCGACTCATCAGGCTACGCACCGTTGGTTCGGCAATAGTGCTGGCGTCTGTAGCGGGTGCCGATTCAGCAAAAAGGTGCGTCTGGTTGGTATAGCCTTTCGACGTTTTTTCGCGGAGTTTTTGATTCCATTGCGCTATTGGATGGGTGGCCTTATTGCGAAAGCCACCCACCCGACCGTAGAAAACGTCGAATGTACCGTTCTCATTTTCACGCATTTCATAGTATTTGTTGTTGTTTTCAGCCGTCACCATAATCAGCTTCACCGTCCGAAGATTCGGGTTGGGTGAATCGGCTGGTGACGGCTTGTCCTGTTCAGCAGAGGAAAGGGCCAGTGTAGTTGGGTGCGGACGAACTGTGGTATCGATAACGGATGGAGCAGAACGATTCCATACCCGTTGTAGCAACTGGTTGAGCATACGAATAGTCAGATAGGGTTTTATTGATTGTCATTAGTAGTCATTGGCGGGGCGTCATTCGTTGTCAGTACTGGTTATTAATTGCTTAGGCAACCAATGACCATTCATGGCAATCAATGACCACCAATGACTATGAATCAAGCCAGCATTTTGCGTAAGACACCGAGCCGGTTGCGGGAGAAACCGACGGTTTTTTCGGAAAAATGACTGCAATCAGGACTAAGGTCATACGCTAACCGATGGCCGGGCGCAGAGGCATAGGCGGCTAGCAGATCCTGCCAGTGAAGATTATAGGCAAAGTGAGACAGCAATAGTCGTCCCCGGTTCAGGTATTTTTTCTGTTTGGGTGTCAGGTCAGACCAACTCGTATCGTCGGGCCGGAGTAGATCGGGTAGCGCCGTTGCCGGAGCGTCGGGGTGTAGTTGCTGAAGCAAAAACAGACCCAGTTCAAGGTCAACTAATTGCCGGGTCGAAAGCGACGGGCGGGGCGTGTAAGCCGGGGTATTTGTGCGAGGACGTGAGGTATGAGTCATGATAAGTCTAAGTAATTGTCCGATTCAAAAGTATAACCCTCAAAACGTAATCTATTTACGGCCTTCTTTTTTTGTTAAAATTATTTTTCTCTTCTTTGTCATCGCTAATCGTATCTGTTGTACGTGTGTATATATTTCATGTGCAATATATAATATAAATATAGTATTCCATGCCAATCACGCGTTCTGCCTTTCAACGGTATCGACTTATTGATGAAATTATCAGCCGATACCCACGCCGATACTCCAAGCAGAAACTCTTTGAACTGTGTCAGGACAAGTGTGGAATTCGGTCTATTTCATCGCTCGAAAAAGACATTCAGCGAATGCGTGAGGATCACGATGCGCCTATTGAATACGACAAACGGGCCAACGGCTATTATTACAGCAATCCACAGTTCAGGCTCCTGAACTTAATGCTGACTCCCGACGACATGGAAGCGTTGGAACAGGCGCGGGAAGTATTGGCCGCTACGCAGGGGGCATCGGTAGCCGACGAACTGGATAACGCCCTGCAACGTGTGCGGCAGAGTCTCGACATTATTCGGGAGGTAAAAACCGATGCGCCTACGCGACGGGTGGTGTATGTCGAGGAGAAAATTCTGGGAGGTAATCGCCAGTACGTTCCTGTGTTAATTCGGGCGGTGAACCAGAACCGGCAGGTGGCGTTTCGCTACCTCAAGCACGAGGATGCCGTGTCGATGAATGGTAGTATGGCCGTACGAAAAGCCAAAGCCCGGACCGTTGACCCAAGCCTAATAACACCTGAACGACCCAAGCTGCGTATTCTGCACCCGATTTTATTGCGGGAAGTGGCGGATAGCTGGTACGTCATTGGTTATGATGCGGCCAGTGGTGGCGAACGAACCTTCGCCCTCGATCGTATGAGCGAACTCGAACTGCTGGACGATCCCTGCGACGTACCACCCGCCATCTTGACCAACGTGAGTGAGTTATTCGAGCACATCTTCGGTATAACCGATAGCCACGGCCCGGTCGAAGAGATTGTGCTATCGTTCAGCCCGTTGTTTGGTCGCTATGTAACGACGAAACCCATTCACCAAACGCAGGAAGTCTTGAGCGACACAGACACCGAGTGCGTCATACGCCTTCGACTGGCACCCAACCGCGATCTGCTCATGCACCTCCGCAGCTACGGCGAACACCTGACGGTATTGAAACCGGC
Coding sequences:
- a CDS encoding ADP-ribose polymerase → MLNQLLQRVWNRSAPSVIDTTVRPHPTTLALSSAEQDKPSPADSPNPNLRTVKLIMVTAENNNKYYEMRENENGTFDVFYGRVGGFRNKATHPIAQWNQKLREKTSKGYTNQTHLFAESAPATDASTIAEPTVRSLMSRLLELANLSIFQNYVVTAQQVTRKQVESAQQLLDDLAAQLKVGMDTGAYNTKLLELFKVIPRRMAHVGQHLAGETPQSADDLQPLRDHLADEQSTLDVMRGQVELAPAPRASNQAPPTLLESMNLVIEPETDNHVLKLIKKMMGDDANKFDAAFSVRHAATDAAFNAYVSKQTNRKTLALWHGSRSENWLSILKDGLVLRPANAVITGKMFGYGIYFADQFSKSLNYTSLNGSVWANGRQSEAYLAIYEVHVGEQLELAQHEPHHMRLNGEALKQLDTRYDSVFARQGVSLQKNEFIVYNQAQCTVRYIVRIKS
- a CDS encoding YafY family protein — protein: MPITRSAFQRYRLIDEIISRYPRRYSKQKLFELCQDKCGIRSISSLEKDIQRMREDHDAPIEYDKRANGYYYSNPQFRLLNLMLTPDDMEALEQAREVLAATQGASVADELDNALQRVRQSLDIIREVKTDAPTRRVVYVEEKILGGNRQYVPVLIRAVNQNRQVAFRYLKHEDAVSMNGSMAVRKAKARTVDPSLITPERPKLRILHPILLREVADSWYVIGYDAASGGERTFALDRMSELELLDDPCDVPPAILTNVSELFEHIFGITDSHGPVEEIVLSFSPLFGRYVTTKPIHQTQEVLSDTDTECVIRLRLAPNRDLLMHLRSYGEHLTVLKPASLVQEMKTSLEATLARY